The Sporosarcina luteola genome contains a region encoding:
- a CDS encoding helix-turn-helix domain-containing protein, with protein sequence MHIGSRIRRLRESRGLTQKEASSGIISTSHYSNIESGRYEPSIDVLVLLADRLDVPISYFQRIHEDDALLQNLLTEYEELLSSNMKAIPQFINKHQKHFAYISSIHQEIMFHLLKYTELVKVERIPEAQALYSSEVAHIPQTFFENASRALLEKYTYTSGVYYYFKKDYMASISHFEDALHLTREESLSAKINYNISLVLYKLYDYGTAHVYAKRAKQQYLHMHNWARAGDCYNLIAALYLEQHKTVEARRYIDRGFSVLGSPMTETQGRLYHNLATVLMKENDYTLALKTVNQCIDLKKLLKCTTLFDSQLLKLRILFRLGDLLALRDNMNRLQGFIQNELEQANLDYFEAKLYHALGEFELYEQKMKNCIDHLHKNEDWKALKDATRHLSLYYESNKKYKNAFKFQELCIEAYKRLTMELKGGEEL encoded by the coding sequence ATGCACATCGGCAGTCGGATACGGAGGCTGCGGGAGAGCAGAGGCCTTACTCAAAAGGAGGCGAGCTCCGGAATCATATCAACTTCACACTATAGCAATATTGAAAGTGGCCGTTATGAACCCTCGATCGATGTCCTTGTACTGCTAGCTGATCGGCTCGATGTGCCAATTAGCTATTTCCAAAGAATACACGAAGATGATGCACTTCTCCAAAATTTATTGACGGAATATGAGGAACTGCTATCTTCGAATATGAAGGCAATTCCACAGTTTATTAATAAGCATCAAAAGCATTTCGCCTATATCTCCTCCATCCATCAGGAAATCATGTTTCACTTACTGAAATACACCGAACTGGTTAAAGTAGAGCGCATCCCGGAAGCACAAGCCCTTTACTCCTCAGAAGTCGCCCACATACCACAAACATTCTTTGAAAATGCCAGCAGAGCGCTCCTTGAAAAATATACGTATACATCAGGTGTGTATTACTATTTTAAAAAGGACTATATGGCGAGTATTTCCCATTTTGAAGACGCCCTCCATTTGACGAGAGAGGAATCCCTTTCAGCGAAAATCAATTACAATATTTCATTAGTCCTTTACAAGCTTTATGATTATGGCACCGCTCACGTCTATGCAAAACGAGCAAAGCAGCAGTATTTGCATATGCATAATTGGGCAAGGGCCGGTGATTGCTACAATTTGATTGCAGCACTCTACCTCGAACAGCATAAGACAGTTGAAGCGAGACGATACATTGACAGGGGATTCAGTGTTTTGGGGAGCCCTATGACGGAGACCCAAGGACGGCTTTATCATAATCTGGCTACTGTTTTAATGAAAGAAAACGACTATACCCTTGCATTGAAAACGGTCAATCAATGTATTGACTTGAAAAAACTGTTGAAATGTACAACTCTCTTTGACTCGCAACTGCTGAAATTGAGGATTTTATTCCGTCTCGGTGATCTGTTGGCGCTGCGAGATAATATGAATCGTCTGCAAGGTTTTATTCAGAATGAATTGGAGCAAGCGAATCTCGACTATTTTGAGGCGAAATTATACCACGCCCTTGGCGAATTTGAATTATATGAACAGAAGATGAAGAATTGCATCGATCATCTGCATAAAAATGAAGACTGGAAAGCATTGAAGGACGCCACCCGCCATCTCTCCCTCTACTATGAATCGAACAAGAAATATAAAAACGCATTCAAATTCCAGGAGCTTTGCATTGAAGCCTATAAGCGATTAACGATGGAACTGAAGGGAGGTGAAGAATTGTGA
- a CDS encoding YIP1 family protein: MTCTNCGNEQANGRFCGSCGIRMGEVMEGFQNGQTVIEATDITAESNVHLENVSNLTKEYWSYFVQHLKHPSISLTKQDDEFRNSFISLLLYAIIVGLSVFTTLKEVSLETVGSPSFSSVFLNVAGFVAVCIAIISFGLFIIGKNFGPAYTFKQTVVLYGAHSLPAIVIGLVALFLLAMKSYWYGLFLLAVSFIYILMLAPGYVISVLLSKKPKGIDPLHGYAAYTVLVIILFGLLFKLLSDSTVVSYLPGLRGML; the protein is encoded by the coding sequence TTGACATGCACGAATTGTGGAAACGAGCAGGCGAACGGACGGTTTTGCGGAAGTTGCGGCATCAGAATGGGAGAGGTAATGGAAGGTTTCCAAAATGGACAGACGGTCATCGAGGCGACTGATATCACCGCTGAATCAAACGTGCATCTAGAAAACGTGAGTAACTTGACGAAGGAGTACTGGTCCTATTTCGTACAACATTTGAAACACCCGTCGATCAGTCTGACAAAACAGGATGATGAGTTCAGGAACAGCTTCATTTCATTGCTTCTTTATGCAATTATTGTTGGTCTCTCAGTTTTCACGACACTTAAAGAAGTATCGCTTGAAACAGTTGGCAGTCCTTCCTTTTCATCAGTTTTTCTGAATGTAGCGGGGTTTGTGGCAGTTTGCATCGCAATTATATCGTTCGGTCTTTTCATCATCGGGAAAAATTTCGGACCTGCTTACACATTTAAGCAGACAGTAGTGCTATACGGAGCACACTCCTTGCCGGCAATCGTCATTGGTCTCGTAGCCCTATTTTTGTTGGCAATGAAATCTTACTGGTATGGACTATTTCTACTCGCTGTCAGTTTCATCTATATACTCATGCTCGCACCGGGTTATGTGATCAGCGTCCTCCTATCCAAAAAACCAAAAGGAATTGATCCTCTCCACGGCTACGCAGCATACACAGTCCTCGTCATCATCCTATTTGGACTCCTATTCAAACTCCTCAGCGACTCCACCGTCGTCTCATACTTACCAGGACTAAGAGGAATGCTATAA
- a CDS encoding tetratricopeptide repeat protein, with protein sequence MKIGHLIRAERVRQDMKQIVLAKGICTPSYLSKIERNQIEPSEDITEMLMERLGMDPGKLQETDEETEREFEKMLMEAYREVITARDFNFTKEKLEYLEQNCPLFENDSLHFTYSLIIFRFNLTVRFDSEKLKQEIELLEESSDNFDAYQLYLFQLNKGLFYYNTGNRKMAIHYFELILHKLESLPLGDWEKAEFNFIIAVFYMADGHTFNSIDHARRALNFFRENIMMSRVLDCYILIGISYKRSDKFQDALEAYSKAMQISEEFNLHSEKGIIYHNIGTLNSAMGNSKQAIEYYNKSIDNKIDPSEKLITVLSLIEEYSKMNEKNLVKDWAEKGSALYHQVDDENQISYFHHFSFYQSLHSEHGLSVEIAEAAIQHFKEMEDFRFIHKYCIALAEWYYNNRKYKLASIFYREGIRYGYIYSKKEKWEDL encoded by the coding sequence ATGAAAATAGGTCATTTGATACGTGCGGAACGTGTACGGCAAGATATGAAGCAGATAGTCCTAGCCAAAGGGATTTGTACGCCATCTTATTTATCAAAAATCGAACGGAACCAGATCGAACCGAGTGAGGACATTACAGAAATGCTGATGGAGCGGCTCGGAATGGATCCGGGGAAGCTGCAGGAAACGGATGAAGAGACGGAACGCGAGTTTGAAAAGATGTTGATGGAGGCTTATCGCGAAGTAATTACAGCGAGGGATTTCAATTTTACGAAAGAAAAGTTAGAGTATCTTGAGCAAAACTGCCCCCTATTTGAAAACGATTCACTACACTTTACTTATTCGCTTATTATTTTCCGATTTAATTTGACAGTAAGATTTGATTCAGAAAAACTCAAACAAGAAATTGAATTACTTGAAGAGTCTAGTGATAATTTTGATGCATATCAACTTTATTTGTTCCAACTAAATAAAGGGTTATTTTATTATAATACTGGCAATCGAAAAATGGCCATACATTATTTTGAGTTAATACTTCATAAACTGGAGTCATTACCTCTTGGCGATTGGGAAAAAGCTGAATTTAATTTTATAATTGCTGTTTTTTATATGGCCGATGGGCATACATTCAATTCGATTGATCATGCTAGACGTGCACTTAATTTTTTCCGGGAAAATATAATGATGAGCAGAGTGTTAGACTGCTATATTCTTATCGGGATTTCTTATAAAAGAAGCGATAAATTCCAAGACGCATTGGAAGCATATTCAAAAGCTATGCAAATTAGCGAAGAATTTAATTTACATAGCGAAAAAGGGATTATTTATCATAATATAGGTACTCTGAATAGCGCTATGGGGAATAGTAAGCAAGCTATCGAATACTATAATAAGAGTATTGACAATAAAATAGATCCCTCTGAAAAGCTGATTACAGTTCTCTCTCTAATCGAGGAATATTCAAAAATGAATGAAAAGAACCTTGTTAAAGATTGGGCTGAAAAAGGGAGTGCATTGTATCATCAAGTAGATGATGAAAACCAAATTTCTTATTTTCATCATTTCAGCTTCTATCAATCATTGCATAGTGAACATGGATTGTCTGTAGAAATAGCAGAAGCCGCCATTCAGCATTTTAAGGAAATGGAAGATTTCAGATTCATTCATAAATATTGCATTGCACTGGCGGAGTGGTACTATAATAATAGGAAATATAAGCTAGCATCTATTTTTTACCGAGAAGGTATTAGATATGGCTATATTTATAGTAAAAAAGAAAAATGGGAGGATTTGTAA